A section of the Bryobacteraceae bacterium genome encodes:
- a CDS encoding methylcobamide:CoM methyltransferase: MTGKERLLGRIRHEPIDHLPLMPITMMFAADFARVRYGDYARDHRVLVQAQLAAARRFGFDHVSVISDPARETADLGGTIEWFEDQPPAIVESCALLQEKSRLARLPLPDPLAPGSRMKDRVDGVALLAREAGNELLVEGWVEGPCALGADLRGLNTLMLDFIDDAPFVEALFDYCVRAESAFARAQIEAGAAMIGIGDAAASLVGPRLYERFVLPYEKKLVAAIHEAGAPVRLHICGNTRKIARGMGETGAEIVDLDFLTPMAEARAAMPEPQVLLGNIDPVRVLRDATPEGIEAALDACYQAAAPSWIVGPGCEVPRGTPHENMDAMTRFARSRL, encoded by the coding sequence ATGACGGGAAAGGAAAGGCTCCTGGGCCGGATCCGGCATGAGCCAATCGACCACCTGCCCCTGATGCCGATCACGATGATGTTTGCGGCGGACTTCGCCCGGGTTCGGTACGGCGACTACGCCCGCGACCACCGCGTGCTCGTCCAGGCGCAGCTTGCTGCCGCCCGACGCTTCGGCTTCGACCATGTGAGCGTGATTTCTGATCCGGCCCGCGAGACCGCCGATCTCGGCGGGACCATCGAGTGGTTCGAAGACCAGCCACCGGCCATCGTCGAAAGCTGCGCCCTGCTTCAGGAGAAAAGCCGGCTGGCCCGGCTGCCCTTGCCGGACCCGCTCGCGCCCGGCAGCCGGATGAAGGACCGGGTGGACGGCGTGGCGCTGCTCGCGCGCGAGGCCGGCAACGAACTGCTGGTGGAAGGCTGGGTGGAAGGCCCATGCGCGCTGGGGGCGGATCTGCGCGGACTCAACACGCTGATGCTGGATTTCATCGACGATGCGCCCTTCGTCGAGGCGCTGTTTGACTACTGCGTGCGGGCCGAATCCGCCTTTGCCCGCGCGCAGATCGAAGCCGGCGCCGCCATGATCGGCATCGGCGACGCGGCGGCCTCGCTCGTGGGCCCGCGGCTGTATGAGCGATTTGTGCTGCCGTACGAAAAGAAACTGGTGGCCGCCATCCACGAGGCGGGCGCGCCGGTCAGGCTTCACATTTGTGGCAATACGCGCAAAATCGCCCGTGGAATGGGCGAAACCGGTGCGGAAATTGTCGATCTTGATTTTCTGACGCCGATGGCCGAGGCCCGGGCCGCCATGCCCGAACCGCAGGTGCTGCTCGGCAACATCGATCCGGTCCGCGTGTTGCGCGATGCAACGCCGGAAGGGATCGAGGCCGCGCTGGATGCCTGTTACCAGGCCGCCGCACCGTCGTGGATCGTTGGACCAGGGTGCGAAGTGCCTCGCGGCACGCCGCATGAGAACATGGATGCGATGACGCGCTTCGCGCGCAGCCGGCTGTGA
- a CDS encoding radical SAM protein, whose product MRDFSQAPFLVIWELTQACDLACRHCRASAQPARHPQELTTAEAMGVLAQIRAFGDPLLVFTGGDPLKREDLFDILTASVRSGLRTAITPSATPLLTRDAVRRFRDIGIARMAVSVDGADEEQHDRFRGVEGSFRITLDALRAARELGLETQVNTTVTRRNLPSLERIAEVVAEHGVKLWSVFFLVLTGRALLEDDLEAEEYEQVFERLLRISLTAPFDIKTTEAQHYRRYLAQQKKLAQLPTKVGNGPALRQAGINDGKGFLFISHTGEIYPSGFLEISAGNVRSISLAQAYRESRLFRLLRDGDALGGKCGACEYRNLCGGSRARAWAFTGDFLAPDPRCSYVPPGFSAPAFQPQPAVARPR is encoded by the coding sequence ATGCGCGATTTCAGCCAAGCGCCCTTTCTCGTCATATGGGAGCTGACGCAGGCGTGCGACCTTGCCTGCCGCCACTGCCGCGCCTCGGCGCAGCCGGCCCGGCATCCTCAGGAGCTGACCACGGCGGAAGCGATGGGGGTGCTTGCACAGATCCGTGCGTTCGGAGATCCGCTGCTGGTTTTTACCGGCGGTGATCCGCTCAAGCGGGAAGACCTGTTTGACATTCTCACCGCGAGCGTTCGCTCGGGGCTCCGCACGGCGATCACGCCGAGTGCGACACCGCTGCTGACACGGGACGCCGTGCGCAGGTTTCGCGACATCGGCATCGCCCGCATGGCGGTGAGCGTCGACGGCGCCGACGAAGAACAGCACGACCGATTTCGAGGGGTTGAGGGCAGTTTTCGCATCACGCTGGACGCGCTGCGCGCCGCGCGGGAACTCGGCCTGGAAACCCAGGTGAACACGACGGTGACGCGCCGCAATCTGCCTTCGCTTGAGCGCATCGCTGAAGTCGTAGCAGAGCATGGCGTGAAGTTGTGGAGCGTGTTTTTCCTGGTTCTCACCGGAAGGGCGCTGCTCGAAGATGATCTGGAGGCGGAAGAATACGAACAGGTGTTTGAGCGTCTCTTGCGCATTTCTCTTACGGCGCCATTTGACATCAAGACGACCGAGGCCCAGCATTACCGCCGCTATCTGGCCCAGCAGAAGAAGCTGGCGCAGCTTCCCACCAAGGTCGGCAACGGACCGGCGTTGCGGCAGGCGGGGATCAACGACGGGAAGGGATTTCTGTTCATATCCCACACCGGGGAGATTTACCCGTCCGGATTTCTTGAGATATCGGCAGGAAATGTGAGATCGATTTCTCTTGCGCAGGCCTATCGCGAGTCCCGGCTTTTCCGGCTGCTGCGGGACGGCGACGCGCTTGGCGGCAAGTGCGGCGCCTGCGAATACCGGAACCTCTGCGGCGGATCCAGGGCGCGGGCGTGGGCGTTCACCGGAGATTTTCTTGCGCCGGACCCGAGGTGCTCCTATGTGCCGCCGGGCTTCTCCGCGCCCGCATTTCAGCCGCAACCTGCCGTTGCTCGTCCGCGCTGA
- a CDS encoding homocysteine S-methyltransferase, producing MPPLDPWTGRGVVITDGAWGTRLQALGLEPGALPDAWNLARPELVLQVAREYVEAGSEVILTNTFRANRIALAEAGLAGEVGGINRAGVEISRRAAAGRALVFASIGPSGKMLINGEVSAEDLDRAFTEQAESLAQAGPDALLVETMSDLGEARIAARAALATGLPVIVSFAFDTGRNRDRTMMGVTPEMAAAEMRAVGVDAVGANCGAGIERFVPLCARLKAASGLPVWIKPNAGLPAWRDGRAVYLGSPEQFAAHLAPLVEAGAAFVGGCCGTTPDFVRALAAAREAL from the coding sequence ATGCCGCCACTGGATCCATGGACGGGCCGCGGGGTGGTGATCACCGACGGCGCCTGGGGCACGCGCCTTCAGGCGCTTGGCCTCGAGCCGGGCGCGCTGCCGGACGCATGGAACCTGGCGCGTCCCGAGCTGGTCCTCCAGGTGGCGCGCGAATATGTGGAGGCCGGCAGCGAAGTCATCCTCACGAACACGTTCCGCGCGAACCGCATCGCACTGGCTGAGGCCGGGCTGGCCGGAGAGGTTGGCGGGATCAATCGGGCAGGTGTCGAGATCAGCCGCCGCGCCGCCGCCGGCCGCGCACTCGTGTTTGCCTCCATCGGCCCCTCCGGCAAGATGTTGATCAACGGCGAAGTCAGCGCGGAAGATCTGGATCGCGCCTTCACCGAACAGGCCGAATCGCTGGCCCAGGCGGGCCCGGATGCCCTGCTCGTGGAGACGATGAGCGATCTGGGGGAGGCGCGAATCGCAGCGCGGGCGGCACTCGCCACCGGGCTGCCCGTCATCGTGTCGTTCGCGTTTGACACGGGCCGGAACCGCGACCGCACGATGATGGGCGTGACGCCGGAGATGGCCGCGGCAGAGATGCGCGCCGTTGGCGTGGATGCGGTCGGAGCCAACTGCGGCGCAGGCATCGAGCGCTTCGTGCCGCTCTGCGCACGGCTGAAGGCGGCCAGCGGGCTGCCCGTCTGGATCAAGCCCAACGCCGGCCTGCCTGCGTGGCGCGACGGTCGCGCAGTTTATCTCGGATCGCCTGAACAGTTCGCCGCGCACCTGGCTCCACTGGTCGAAGCCGGCGCCGCATTTGTCGGCGGTTGCTGCGGCACGACGCCCGATTTCGTTCGCGCTCTGGCGGCCGCCCGGGAGGCTTTGTGA
- a CDS encoding double-strand break repair helicase AddA gives MSSAAKQVSGLNNAQRQAVKRTGQDVCVVAGPGSGKTRVLVERFAWLVESGVDPEKILAITFTEKAANEIRARLAKRFSHDPPMRQRLERAQISTIHGFCYALLRQHALRAGLDPRFEVLDDVGAAAHRRAAMQAALDHVAREKPDEFLRLASAWPADDMARQLLAVYEAIRVSGNLQDALKPPTLPEPENLLAEFRAELDVAIQAARSARQTDAARARLDALVSLQSDLDRIPADQLPERLKTVKLTGASDAVKAPVNNMRQLAAQYLQAWAAREFGPQRELLCEILERFHQLYAALRKDLAAVDFLDLEEITLQMLRGDEGIRQQVQQSYEHVLMDELQDTNPIQWKILALVRRPSRFFAVGDINQSIYGFRHAEPGLFEEYEQSVRQSGATVDRLEENYRTRSEILEAVSRILVEPHWDNKGIRHHDLKASATFAQGESPYVEILCTDRARGDEANVHLWLAARLRELYGRPLSGENRTARFSDMAIFVRNSGSFAAIEDALERFSIPYVISGGKTFFESGEVIDLLNLLRVIAFPEDEIAAFALLRSPFFGVSDEDIFRRRIARTLWLPEERARMEALRALSRSMPVSAVLARFADESGYMKRLDALGAANCTKFLGLLDRLEAGAGRDPGALVDEVERLRESAAEANAPVLEAGDAVQVMTIHKAKGLEFPIVAVADLQKGESREHDPVQYDPASGLGFRWRLPSGQIVCDPTYASIIAAQKIRESAERDRLLYVALTRAKERLILSFINTAQSRQADWHKTVLNGLGLQIPEDPGAAVDNGLARITRVAGEPQIPAAPAVVQAAPPVEITRLAEEPEAPSRVSVTQLALFARCPRRYLLSARLDWPVAPGGEGGALDLGTEVHDYLAGVRREVSAEARQLAEVFERSDLARRARQAPLCRREMDFLVEIDGTLLHGQVDLWFDSGEGPVIVDYKTDQYLSDARREGYELQLLLYALALEILTGKRVAEAWLFALREGEAHPVELSSAAFAAAKATLADWREACRRGEFPPREQPECRWCPFTGGACPVIVR, from the coding sequence ATGTCCAGCGCCGCAAAACAGGTTTCCGGTCTCAATAATGCGCAGCGACAAGCGGTAAAGCGCACGGGGCAGGACGTCTGTGTTGTCGCCGGTCCGGGGTCGGGAAAGACGCGCGTGCTTGTAGAGCGCTTCGCCTGGCTTGTGGAAAGCGGTGTGGATCCGGAAAAAATCCTCGCCATCACTTTCACCGAAAAGGCGGCGAATGAAATCCGCGCGCGCCTGGCAAAACGTTTTTCGCACGATCCCCCGATGCGCCAGCGGCTCGAGCGGGCGCAGATTTCCACCATCCACGGCTTCTGTTACGCGCTGCTCCGGCAGCACGCCCTCCGCGCCGGCCTCGATCCGCGCTTTGAGGTGCTCGACGATGTCGGGGCAGCCGCTCACCGCCGTGCCGCCATGCAGGCTGCGCTCGACCACGTGGCCCGCGAAAAGCCGGACGAATTCCTGCGGCTTGCCTCGGCCTGGCCGGCCGACGACATGGCGCGACAGCTTCTGGCCGTTTATGAAGCCATCCGCGTGAGCGGAAATCTTCAGGACGCCCTGAAGCCGCCCACGCTGCCAGAGCCGGAGAATTTGCTTGCGGAGTTCCGCGCGGAGCTGGATGTTGCAATTCAGGCCGCCAGGTCGGCCAGACAGACGGACGCCGCCAGGGCCAGGCTGGATGCACTCGTGAGCCTGCAATCTGATCTTGACAGGATCCCGGCGGACCAGCTCCCTGAGCGCCTCAAGACAGTGAAATTGACCGGCGCCAGCGATGCCGTAAAGGCCCCGGTTAACAACATGAGGCAGCTCGCCGCACAATACCTTCAGGCCTGGGCCGCCCGCGAATTCGGTCCGCAGCGCGAACTTCTCTGCGAAATCCTGGAACGCTTCCACCAGCTTTACGCTGCGTTGCGCAAAGATCTGGCTGCCGTGGATTTTCTCGATCTGGAAGAAATTACGCTTCAGATGCTCAGGGGAGACGAGGGGATCCGCCAGCAGGTGCAGCAGTCCTATGAGCATGTCCTGATGGACGAGCTTCAGGACACCAATCCGATTCAGTGGAAAATCCTCGCGCTCGTCCGCCGGCCCAGCCGTTTTTTTGCCGTCGGCGACATCAATCAGTCGATTTATGGCTTCCGGCACGCCGAGCCGGGGCTGTTCGAAGAATATGAGCAAAGCGTCCGGCAGTCTGGGGCTACTGTTGACAGACTCGAAGAAAATTACCGAACGCGGAGCGAGATTTTGGAAGCGGTCTCAAGAATCCTGGTCGAGCCTCATTGGGACAACAAGGGGATTCGTCATCACGATCTGAAGGCGAGCGCAACCTTCGCCCAGGGCGAAAGTCCGTATGTCGAGATCCTCTGTACGGACCGCGCACGCGGCGATGAGGCAAACGTGCATCTCTGGCTGGCCGCGCGCCTTCGGGAGCTTTATGGCCGGCCTCTTTCGGGCGAAAACAGGACAGCGCGCTTTTCTGACATGGCCATCTTTGTCCGGAATTCCGGCTCTTTTGCGGCCATCGAGGATGCGCTTGAGAGATTTTCCATTCCTTATGTCATTTCCGGCGGAAAAACATTTTTCGAATCGGGCGAGGTCATTGATCTTCTCAATCTGCTCCGGGTCATCGCATTTCCGGAAGATGAAATTGCCGCCTTCGCCCTGCTTCGCTCGCCGTTTTTCGGCGTTTCGGACGAGGATATTTTCCGCCGCCGGATCGCCCGCACCCTGTGGTTGCCCGAAGAGCGGGCCCGGATGGAGGCGCTCCGCGCGCTTTCCCGGTCCATGCCCGTCTCGGCCGTGCTGGCGCGGTTCGCTGACGAGAGCGGCTATATGAAGCGGCTGGATGCGCTCGGGGCCGCCAACTGCACGAAGTTCCTCGGCCTGCTCGACAGGCTCGAAGCGGGCGCCGGACGGGATCCCGGCGCTCTTGTAGATGAGGTCGAGCGGCTTCGGGAGTCGGCCGCTGAAGCCAACGCACCCGTGCTCGAGGCCGGCGATGCCGTGCAGGTGATGACCATCCACAAAGCCAAAGGTCTGGAATTTCCCATCGTGGCGGTGGCCGACCTGCAAAAGGGTGAATCCAGAGAGCATGACCCGGTGCAATATGATCCGGCATCAGGACTCGGCTTCCGGTGGAGGCTGCCGTCTGGTCAGATCGTCTGTGACCCCACGTACGCGTCGATCATCGCCGCGCAAAAGATCCGCGAGTCCGCCGAGCGCGACCGTCTGCTCTATGTCGCACTCACCCGCGCCAAGGAGCGCCTGATCCTGTCCTTCATCAACACGGCGCAGAGCAGGCAAGCGGATTGGCACAAGACGGTTCTCAACGGCCTTGGCCTTCAGATCCCGGAGGATCCGGGCGCTGCCGTGGACAACGGCCTCGCCCGGATCACCCGCGTCGCCGGCGAGCCGCAGATTCCGGCGGCCCCCGCGGTGGTCCAGGCTGCGCCCCCCGTAGAGATCACCCGTCTGGCGGAAGAACCCGAAGCGCCGTCCCGAGTTTCCGTCACGCAACTGGCGCTCTTCGCGCGCTGCCCACGCCGGTATCTGCTCAGCGCCAGGCTGGACTGGCCCGTAGCGCCGGGCGGCGAAGGCGGCGCGCTCGATCTCGGCACGGAGGTCCACGACTATCTTGCCGGCGTCCGCCGCGAGGTGTCCGCGGAGGCCCGGCAGCTGGCTGAAGTCTTCGAGCGCAGCGATCTCGCCCGCCGCGCGCGGCAGGCGCCGCTGTGCCGGCGCGAGATGGATTTTCTCGTCGAAATCGATGGCACATTGCTTCACGGGCAGGTGGACCTTTGGTTCGATTCGGGCGAGGGTCCGGTTATTGTCGATTACAAGACAGACCAGTACCTGAGCGACGCCCGGCGGGAAGGTTACGAATTGCAGTTGCTCCTGTACGCGCTGGCGCTGGAAATTCTCACCGGGAAGCGCGTGGCGGAGGCCTGGCTCTTCGCGCTCCGCGAAGGCGAGGCGCATCCGGTGGAGCTGTCATCCGCTGCCTTCGCTGCGGCGAAAGCCACGCTGGCGGATTGGCGCGAGGCATGCCGCCGCGGCGAGTTCCCTCCGCGTGAGCAGCCGGAATGCCGGTGGTGCCCGTTTACCGGCGGCGCGTGTCCCGTGATCGTCCGATGA
- a CDS encoding cupin: MSDTYFFLSDLREHAPLPPNGILSRTLHADGHAKIIQFCFAPGQELSAHTAPVPALLYFASGEAELTLGGDVRGAGIGTLVYMPPQLEHAIRAKTDVVMLLVMFRNAQT; encoded by the coding sequence ATGAGTGACACGTACTTCTTTCTGTCCGACCTGCGCGAGCATGCGCCGCTGCCGCCGAATGGCATCCTGAGCCGCACGTTGCACGCGGACGGCCATGCCAAAATCATTCAGTTCTGTTTCGCGCCCGGGCAGGAACTCTCGGCGCACACGGCGCCCGTGCCCGCGCTGCTCTATTTCGCCAGCGGAGAAGCGGAACTCACGCTCGGCGGTGATGTCCGCGGAGCGGGCATAGGCACGCTCGTCTACATGCCGCCGCAGCTCGAACACGCCATCCGGGCAAAGACGGACGTCGTCATGCTGCTCGTCATGTTCCGCAATGCGCAGACGTGA
- a CDS encoding Crp/Fnr family transcriptional regulator translates to MPTLREETFRRTPLFSTLSEVLRQQLAALAVEKRFDAGETIFYEGEPCDGLYVIGEGTVKICKASPTGREIMLAMESAPSSVAEVPLFDEGAYPATVRTLTPVTAFLLRKEDFRRFCLQHPEVALCVFAILGRRLRQLVSLIEAITFGSMRQRLARILLESYELGELEESPLTHEELAMRLGTVREVVSRNLARFQAEGMLRIDRRRIEITDPEALRAEAETEF, encoded by the coding sequence ATGCCCACGCTTCGCGAAGAGACATTCCGCCGGACGCCGCTGTTCAGCACGCTTTCGGAAGTGCTGCGGCAGCAGCTGGCGGCGCTCGCAGTGGAGAAGCGCTTCGACGCCGGCGAGACGATTTTCTACGAAGGCGAGCCGTGCGACGGGCTTTATGTGATCGGAGAGGGCACGGTCAAGATCTGCAAGGCCAGCCCGACCGGCCGCGAGATCATGCTCGCCATGGAGAGCGCCCCATCGAGCGTGGCCGAGGTGCCGCTGTTTGACGAAGGCGCCTATCCGGCCACGGTGCGGACGCTTACGCCGGTGACGGCGTTCCTGCTGCGGAAGGAGGATTTCCGCCGGTTCTGCCTTCAGCACCCCGAAGTTGCGTTGTGTGTGTTTGCGATCCTCGGCCGGCGGCTGCGTCAGCTCGTGTCGCTGATTGAAGCGATCACGTTTGGCAGCATGCGGCAGCGGCTGGCGCGCATCCTGCTGGAATCGTACGAGCTCGGCGAGCTGGAGGAATCTCCGCTGACGCACGAGGAGCTGGCGATGCGGCTCGGCACCGTGCGCGAAGTCGTGAGCCGCAATCTGGCGCGCTTCCAGGCCGAAGGCATGTTGCGCATCGACCGCCGCCGGATCGAGATCACGGACCCTGAGGCCCTGCGGGCGGAGGCCGAAACCGAGTTTTAG